In Luteibaculum oceani, one DNA window encodes the following:
- a CDS encoding HAD hydrolase-like protein: MIQLAILNMENTTVDCTFAVHDAIVSSFEGVGLEIDRKTANDCIPVPNLVGIRKVLKEKFDSEDEAQANQINTYLNKFINHYYKKSTQLRPMPGAEGLFLTLREKGIKIYLTSGFERKTVDILMKRFKWIKNNLIDGTIAADEIQQGRPFPDMIQKAMHSENIMDARVVLKVGDHPLDVLEGKNAGCGLNLVFYSGSLSPNELKEGNPDGIIHTLSEIPQYIDKLEQIQ, translated from the coding sequence ATGATACAACTTGCTATTTTGAACATGGAGAACACAACTGTAGATTGCACCTTTGCTGTTCATGACGCAATTGTTTCTTCATTTGAGGGCGTTGGCTTAGAAATTGACAGAAAAACGGCAAACGACTGTATTCCAGTTCCCAACCTTGTTGGAATAAGAAAGGTTTTAAAGGAAAAATTTGATTCTGAAGACGAAGCCCAAGCCAATCAAATCAATACATACCTCAACAAATTCATAAATCATTACTACAAAAAATCCACCCAATTACGTCCAATGCCCGGGGCTGAAGGCTTGTTTCTTACCCTTAGAGAAAAGGGTATTAAAATCTACTTAACCTCAGGGTTTGAGCGCAAAACAGTGGACATACTAATGAAACGCTTTAAGTGGATAAAGAATAACCTGATAGATGGGACCATTGCCGCGGATGAAATCCAACAAGGACGTCCTTTCCCAGATATGATTCAAAAAGCCATGCATAGCGAAAACATTATGGACGCAAGAGTGGTTCTAAAGGTCGGTGACCACCCACTGGATGTGCTTGAGGGGAAAAATGCTGGTTGTGGTTTAAACTTAGTTTTCTACTCTGGATCTCTTTCTCCAAACGAACTTAAGGAAGGAAATCCCGACGGTATAATCCACACCCTGAGCGAGATTCCGCAATACATCGATAAACTCGAGCAAATTCAGTAA